Proteins from a single region of Campylobacter sp. RM16704:
- a CDS encoding cysteine sulfinate desulfinase: MKIEELKKDIILKKGIYYFDFTASALALKSIEKKIKRVLTTYANTHSDSSLNSFITQQYYENARKNLKNYLEVDDSFALISCGSGSSAAIKKFQELLGLYIPPLVKQKYFQYIDKKTLPLVIVGPYEHHSNELSFREALCECIRVPLDINGTIDFMFLEKLLQKSKNRQIIASFNAASNVTGILSDYKKIYSLIKQYNGIVAFDVSSLAPYANLNPKFYDAVFISPHKLLGGVGSCGLLVIKKALCGNTPSFAAGGTVGYVSRTSQQYLCEIENLEEGGTPGIIQLIRASLAFKVRNEIGLKIIEKKEKELCLYFFEQCKIIPKMNLYAKNITHRLPIFAFNIEGISPFDLAYKLSKTYKIETRAGCACAGPYGHDLLNLKDNQELKFKPGWLRVGFHYIHTKEDIDYFFKALRASIKALS, encoded by the coding sequence TTGAAAATTGAAGAGTTAAAAAAAGATATTATTTTAAAAAAAGGTATATATTATTTTGATTTTACAGCAAGTGCTTTAGCATTAAAAAGTATAGAAAAAAAAATTAAAAGAGTTCTCACGACTTATGCTAACACACATTCAGATAGTTCTTTAAATTCTTTTATTACTCAGCAATACTATGAAAATGCAAGAAAAAATTTAAAAAACTATTTAGAAGTTGATGATAGTTTTGCTTTAATATCTTGTGGAAGTGGATCTTCAGCGGCAATAAAAAAATTTCAAGAACTTCTAGGATTATACATACCACCTTTAGTTAAACAAAAATATTTTCAATATATTGATAAAAAAACATTACCTTTGGTAATTGTTGGTCCATACGAACACCATTCCAATGAACTTTCATTTAGAGAAGCACTATGTGAGTGTATACGAGTTCCTTTGGATATAAATGGTACAATAGATTTTATGTTTTTAGAAAAATTACTACAAAAATCTAAAAATAGACAAATTATAGCAAGCTTTAATGCAGCATCAAATGTAACGGGAATTTTAAGTGATTATAAAAAAATCTACTCTTTAATTAAACAATACAATGGTATAGTTGCTTTTGATGTTTCTTCTTTGGCTCCTTATGCAAATTTAAATCCTAAATTTTACGATGCAGTATTTATCAGTCCTCATAAATTACTTGGCGGTGTAGGATCTTGTGGCTTACTTGTTATTAAAAAAGCTTTATGCGGAAACACTCCTAGTTTTGCTGCAGGTGGAACAGTTGGCTATGTATCAAGAACTTCTCAGCAATATTTATGTGAAATTGAAAACCTTGAAGAAGGTGGAACACCAGGAATTATTCAGCTTATTAGAGCAAGCTTGGCTTTTAAAGTACGCAATGAAATAGGTTTAAAAATTATAGAAAAAAAAGAAAAGGAATTATGTTTATATTTTTTTGAGCAATGTAAAATTATTCCAAAAATGAATTTATACGCAAAAAATATCACTCATAGATTACCTATTTTTGCTTTTAATATAGAAGGTATTTCTCCTTTTGATCTAGCTTATAAACTTAGCAAAACATATAAAATTGAAACAAGAGCAGGTTGTGCTTGTGCTGGACCTTATGGACATGATTTATTAAATTTAAAAGATAATCAAGAATTAAAATTTAAACCAGGGTGGTTAAGAGTTGGATTTCACTATATACATACAAAAGAAGATATTGATTATTTTTTTAAAGCCTTGAGGGCAAGCATCAAGGCTTTAAGTTAG
- a CDS encoding DUF234 domain-containing protein, whose protein sequence is MIINFSDFSKYTKNLSIKELFDFYSVFDNFSFNYELSLYDNILNVFILQAFDILDYLNLDENALKALSVLSKNDRKRYSINKSIPHYQALGIVNKLLKKNILILEKSQEKPIIKNKRQKVKKELRSYSIQDKLIFKNQGLRFYFYFIYPNLNLIVEKKYDKVLEIIKNNLENYQSFVFELLCKEFLAKKLKVERVYSFWNYYCEIDLYYHKDKFCVLGEAKFKERKICKNILNILKNKAKQLKIQPNLYVLFSKNGFSKELLLKKEHNLLLYTLDDFIFLIEA, encoded by the coding sequence ATGATTATAAATTTTAGTGATTTTTCAAAATATACAAAAAATTTGAGTATTAAAGAGCTTTTTGATTTTTATAGTGTATTTGATAATTTTAGTTTTAATTATGAATTAAGTTTGTATGATAATATTTTAAATGTTTTTATTTTACAAGCTTTTGATATTTTAGATTATTTAAATTTAGATGAAAATGCATTGAAAGCTTTAAGTGTTTTAAGTAAAAATGATAGAAAACGATATTCTATTAATAAATCTATTCCACACTATCAAGCTTTGGGAATTGTTAATAAACTTTTGAAAAAAAATATTTTAATATTAGAAAAAAGTCAAGAAAAACCCATCATAAAAAATAAAAGGCAAAAAGTTAAAAAAGAATTAAGATCTTATAGTATTCAAGATAAATTAATTTTTAAAAATCAAGGTTTAAGATTTTATTTTTATTTTATTTATCCTAATTTAAATTTAATAGTTGAAAAAAAATACGATAAAGTACTAGAAATTATAAAAAATAATTTAGAAAACTATCAGAGTTTTGTTTTTGAGTTATTGTGTAAAGAATTTTTGGCAAAGAAACTTAAAGTAGAGCGAGTATATAGCTTTTGGAATTATTATTGTGAAATAGATCTTTATTATCATAAAGATAAATTTTGTGTTTTAGGAGAAGCTAAATTTAAAGAAAGAAAGATTTGTAAAAATATATTAAACATTTTAAAAAATAAAGCAAAACAGCTTAAAATTCAACCTAATCTATATGTTTTATTTTCAAAAAATGGTTTTAGTAAAGAACTTCTTTTAAAAAAGGAGCATAATTTGCTTTTATATACTTTAGATGATTTTATTTTTTTAATTGAGGCTTAG
- a CDS encoding fla regulon two-component system sensor histidine kinase FlgS — translation MDENILKSLDSSEKEDLQRGLKILIEQTYVIENEYKQLSENYISLTRTMDEVVEVLPMALWILDANKKITLQNNLAKQQPKLIENIDLEKTHYELEFDHKFYLIKVTSHIDKLIVSATDISDEKRNERLASMGTVAAHLAHEIRNPIGSISLLSSTLFERSELKNKHIVLEIQKAISRVERIVNSTLLFTKGVHINLNNFNLLELQDECEQAIGAYNYTANIDFNFDFLDFKISADKSLLALVLQNLLYNAIDAIEESENEHGQIKIKCEQGEDKIFIKVYDNGVQIKDKKMVFEAFKTTKLKGNGLGLSLSKQIIDAHNGILGFEENPKCFFIELKI, via the coding sequence ATGGATGAAAATATTTTAAAAAGTTTAGATTCTAGTGAAAAAGAAGATTTACAAAGAGGTCTTAAAATTTTAATAGAGCAAACTTATGTTATAGAAAATGAATATAAGCAACTTAGTGAAAATTATATTTCCTTAACGCGTACTATGGATGAAGTTGTAGAAGTATTGCCTATGGCTTTATGGATTTTAGATGCTAATAAAAAAATAACTTTACAAAATAATCTTGCTAAGCAACAGCCAAAGCTTATAGAAAATATTGACCTTGAAAAAACTCATTATGAACTCGAATTTGACCATAAATTTTATTTAATAAAAGTAACTTCACATATTGATAAATTAATAGTTAGTGCTACTGATATTAGTGATGAAAAAAGAAATGAAAGACTTGCTAGCATGGGTACAGTTGCGGCACATTTAGCACATGAAATAAGAAACCCCATAGGTTCAATTTCACTTTTAAGTTCAACTTTGTTTGAAAGAAGTGAATTAAAAAATAAACACATAGTTTTAGAAATTCAAAAAGCAATATCTAGAGTTGAACGTATAGTAAATTCCACCTTATTATTTACAAAAGGCGTGCATATAAATTTAAATAATTTTAATTTGTTAGAGTTGCAAGATGAGTGTGAACAAGCTATTGGTGCATATAATTATACAGCAAACATTGATTTTAATTTTGATTTTTTAGATTTTAAAATTAGTGCTGATAAGTCTTTGTTAGCTTTGGTTTTGCAAAATTTATTATACAATGCTATTGATGCTATCGAAGAAAGCGAAAATGAGCATGGACAAATAAAGATAAAATGCGAACAAGGAGAAGATAAGATTTTTATTAAAGTATATGATAATGGCGTCCAAATTAAAGATAAAAAAATGGTTTTTGAGGCTTTTAAAACAACAAAATTAAAAGGGAATGGTTTAGGGCTTTCTTTATCCAAACAAATTATTGATGCACATAATGGAATTTTGGGTTTTGAAGAAAACCCAAAATGTTTTTTTATAGAGTTAAAAATTTAA
- a CDS encoding tRNA (cytidine(34)-2'-O)-methyltransferase, which yields MFHIVLVEPRIPQNTGSIGRMCFNAGFTLHIINPLFSIDEKAVKRAGLDYWKKLNPLLWNSLEDFLQENEKFQDRFFFATTKTNQAYFDVNYQKNDFLFFGSESFGLPMDLMQRKWENTITIPMKDCGRSLNLATSVGIVSYEALRQNFYSFKKN from the coding sequence ATGTTTCATATAGTTTTGGTCGAGCCACGCATACCACAAAATACTGGAAGTATAGGCAGAATGTGTTTTAATGCAGGTTTTACTTTACATATTATTAACCCTCTTTTTAGTATTGATGAAAAAGCAGTTAAAAGAGCAGGGCTTGACTATTGGAAAAAACTAAATCCTTTGTTATGGAATAGTCTAGAAGATTTTTTACAAGAAAATGAAAAATTTCAAGATAGATTTTTCTTTGCAACAACTAAAACTAATCAAGCTTATTTTGATGTGAATTATCAAAAAAATGATTTTTTATTTTTTGGAAGCGAGAGTTTTGGTTTACCTATGGATCTTATGCAAAGAAAATGGGAAAATACTATTACTATACCTATGAAAGATTGTGGTAGGAGTTTAAATTTGGCTACTAGTGTAGGTATAGTAAGTTATGAAGCATTAAGGCAAAATTTCTATTCTTTTAAAAAAAACTAA
- a CDS encoding amino acid ABC transporter ATP-binding protein: protein MIKIENLIKKYGELEVLKDISVKINKGDIIAIIGPSGGGKSTFLRCLNKLETPDSGNIYINDTNILDKKTDINKIRQKVSMVFQHFNLFNNKNVLENLCLAPVQTKIMSKEQAIKKARELLKKVGLSDKENYFPHKLSGGQKQRIAIARSLMMNPDVILFDEPTSALDPEMIGEVLNIMKEVAKDGITMLVVTHEMGFARNVANRIFFMDKGIIVVDECPKMTFENPKNERLKEFLNQVLNH, encoded by the coding sequence ATGATTAAAATTGAAAATTTAATTAAAAAATACGGCGAATTAGAAGTTTTAAAAGACATTAGCGTTAAAATAAATAAGGGCGATATAATAGCTATTATAGGTCCTAGTGGTGGCGGAAAAAGTACTTTTTTACGATGTTTAAATAAGCTTGAAACACCAGATAGTGGCAATATTTATATTAATGATACAAATATACTTGACAAAAAAACAGATATAAATAAAATTCGTCAAAAAGTAAGCATGGTATTTCAGCATTTTAATCTTTTTAACAATAAAAATGTATTAGAAAATTTATGTTTAGCACCAGTACAAACTAAAATCATGAGCAAAGAGCAAGCGATAAAAAAAGCAAGGGAATTACTAAAAAAAGTTGGTTTAAGTGATAAAGAAAATTATTTTCCTCACAAGCTTTCAGGCGGACAAAAACAACGCATTGCTATAGCAAGATCTTTAATGATGAATCCTGATGTAATTTTATTTGATGAGCCAACTTCAGCACTAGATCCTGAAATGATAGGTGAAGTTTTAAATATTATGAAAGAAGTTGCAAAAGATGGCATTACTATGCTTGTAGTTACTCATGAAATGGGCTTTGCTAGAAATGTAGCAAACAGAATTTTCTTTATGGATAAAGGTATTATAGTGGTAGATGAATGCCCTAAAATGACATTTGAAAATCCAAAAAATGAGAGGCTGAAAGAATTTTTAAATCAAGTTTTAAACCATTAG
- a CDS encoding amino acid ABC transporter permease: MKFFMFFTIIVFWAYFSFPIEILQVKDQNGLSTGEYAYTIEAKSYIHSYFTTLGLTIGGISIGIILGFFLAFLRFLEIKSLNFIIDEYIDIIRGTPLLLQLLIFSVVIFATWSDNFYVAIIALGLNSSAYVAEIVRSGIQSVDKGQMEAARAMGLSYSSSMRMIIFPQAIKNILPSLMNEFISLFKETSIVGYISVMDITMQSKSLQAIYYNPKPIIFTGLVYYVSVKFLTLIARFIEVRLNKHD; this comes from the coding sequence ATGAAGTTTTTTATGTTTTTTACTATTATTGTTTTTTGGGCTTATTTTTCATTTCCAATCGAAATTTTACAAGTTAAAGATCAAAATGGACTATCTACTGGAGAATATGCTTATACTATAGAAGCTAAATCTTATATACATAGCTATTTCACAACACTTGGCTTAACAATAGGTGGAATTTCAATAGGCATAATTCTTGGATTTTTCTTAGCTTTTTTAAGATTTTTAGAAATTAAAAGTTTAAATTTTATTATAGATGAATATATAGATATTATACGCGGAACTCCTTTGCTTTTACAGCTTTTAATTTTTTCAGTAGTGATTTTTGCTACTTGGAGTGATAATTTTTATGTAGCTATTATTGCTCTTGGGCTTAATAGTTCAGCTTATGTTGCTGAAATCGTAAGAAGTGGAATTCAAAGTGTTGACAAAGGACAAATGGAAGCAGCAAGAGCTATGGGACTTAGCTATTCAAGTTCAATGAGAATGATAATTTTTCCGCAAGCTATTAAAAATATCTTACCTTCACTAATGAACGAATTTATTTCTTTGTTTAAAGAAACTTCCATAGTTGGTTATATTAGTGTTATGGATATTACTATGCAAAGTAAAAGTTTACAAGCAATTTACTATAATCCTAAGCCTATTATTTTTACAGGACTTGTATATTATGTGAGTGTAAAATTTTTAACACTTATTGCTAGATTTATAGAAGTGAGATTAAACAAACATGATTAA
- a CDS encoding alanine/glycine:cation symporter family protein produces the protein MDLISQFIGFVNNQYYSILVVLLIITGFYYSYLTGFVQFRMLPYVFDILTEKQEKHEKHHITPFQALMISTASRVGIGNIAGIAVAVVLGGPGALFWMWAMAFFGGASAFAESTLAQVYKSRDGKSFKGGPAYYISKALNLKWLGAIFAVILIITYAYGFNGLQSQTMTSAFEFYYKGMVDTSEVSFAQSWWPIVIGAILAIFAAYMFFGDHTKIGKASSIIVPIMAMIYIGLSIIAMFMNFEKIPEVFSMVFKSAFDFEAIFGGFAGSALVIGIKRGLFSNEAGMGSAPNAAASALTTHPAKQGVIQAFSVLIDVIICTSSGFLVLFSLAYANNIGVDGKPILTALPLVQESMKEYYGNLGVHFTTVSIVLFAITSLIGNYYYAQANIKYLTQNPIIINLFKASAVLMIFIGANMDLKFAWDLADTTMAFMATINIISILLLGGIVKKVLKDFSEQKRQGRDPVFSASKLGIKNAECWD, from the coding sequence ATGGATTTAATATCCCAATTTATTGGCTTTGTAAATAATCAGTATTATTCTATTTTAGTAGTTTTACTTATTATTACGGGATTTTATTATAGTTATTTAACAGGTTTTGTACAGTTTAGAATGCTTCCTTATGTATTTGATATATTAACAGAAAAACAAGAAAAGCATGAAAAACACCATATTACTCCTTTTCAGGCTTTGATGATTTCAACAGCATCAAGAGTAGGTATAGGAAATATTGCAGGTATTGCAGTAGCAGTTGTATTAGGTGGACCTGGAGCTTTATTTTGGATGTGGGCTATGGCATTTTTTGGTGGTGCATCGGCTTTTGCGGAAAGCACTTTAGCACAAGTTTATAAAAGCCGTGATGGTAAAAGTTTTAAGGGTGGTCCTGCATATTATATTAGTAAAGCTTTAAATTTAAAATGGCTTGGAGCTATTTTTGCTGTGATTTTAATCATCACTTATGCTTATGGATTTAATGGGCTTCAAAGCCAGACTATGACTTCAGCTTTTGAGTTTTACTATAAAGGTATGGTTGATACTAGCGAAGTAAGTTTTGCGCAAAGTTGGTGGCCTATTGTAATTGGAGCTATTTTAGCGATTTTTGCTGCCTATATGTTTTTTGGTGATCATACTAAAATAGGTAAGGCAAGTTCTATTATCGTTCCTATTATGGCGATGATTTATATTGGTTTATCCATCATAGCGATGTTTATGAATTTTGAAAAAATTCCTGAAGTTTTTTCTATGGTATTTAAAAGTGCTTTTGATTTTGAAGCTATTTTTGGTGGATTTGCAGGCTCTGCTTTAGTCATAGGTATAAAAAGAGGATTGTTTTCTAATGAAGCTGGTATGGGTTCAGCACCAAATGCAGCAGCTTCAGCTCTTACAACCCACCCTGCAAAACAAGGAGTTATTCAAGCATTTTCTGTATTAATCGATGTGATTATTTGTACAAGTTCAGGATTTTTAGTATTATTTTCTCTTGCTTATGCAAACAACATTGGAGTAGATGGTAAGCCTATTTTAACAGCTCTACCTTTAGTACAAGAATCTATGAAAGAATATTATGGAAATTTAGGAGTACATTTTACCACTGTTAGTATAGTTTTATTTGCTATTACTTCTTTGATTGGAAATTATTATTATGCTCAAGCAAATATTAAATACCTCACTCAAAATCCTATTATTATTAATCTTTTTAAAGCAAGTGCTGTGCTTATGATTTTTATTGGTGCAAATATGGATTTAAAATTTGCATGGGATTTAGCTGATACCACTATGGCGTTTATGGCTACGATTAATATCATTTCTATTTTATTGCTTGGTGGTATAGTGAAAAAGGTATTAAAAGACTTTAGCGAGCAAAAAAGACAAGGTAGAGATCCAGTGTTTAGCGCTTCAAAGCTTGGTATTAAAAACGCAGAGTGTTGGGACTAA